DNA from Nocardioides seonyuensis:
GACGATCCGCGCGATCGTGCACCGTTTCTACGCCGGCGTGGCCGAGGACGAGGTGCTGCGCCCGATGTACCCCGAGGCCGACCTGGCTCCGGCTGAGGATCGGTTCGCCCTCTTCCTGATCCAGTACTGGGGTGGCCCCACCACCTACTCAGACACCCGCGGCCATCCACGGCTGCGCATGAGGCACGCTCCGTTCGCCGTCACCCCCGCTTCCGCGCAGCGGTGGCTGGTCCACTTCCGTGAGGGCCTCGACTCCGTGGAGCTCACTCCGGAGCAGGACGCCCGCTTCTGGGACTACGTCACGCACGCCGCACAGTTCATGGTCAACACGGCCGAGTAGCCCTCGGGGCCGGAAGGGTCAGGCGTCCAGGCGGAACTGGTCCGGCACGCGGGTGGGTCGACCGGTCGCGGTGTCGATGCACACGAGCACGACCCTGGCGCGGGCGAGCACCCGGTCGTCGTCGTACATCACCGATTCGAAGACGGCCGAGGTCCGACCGACGTGGGAGACCCATGTCCGGCAGAGGTAGGGCTGCGCGCGGAACAGGATGGGGACCTTGTAGTCGACGTCGGTCTGCGCGACCACGAGGTGCATGCCGCCCGAACCGTCCTCCCGGCCGAGTGCGGTCAGGAGCCGGATGCGGGCCTCCTGGAAGTACTCGAAGTACTTCACGTTGTTGACGTGGCCGTAGACGTCCACGTCGGAGAAGCGGACGTGGACTGGATAGTCGCCGCCGTCGATCTCGACGGGCTCGCTCCACGTCGCGGAGCGGACCGGCTCGTCGGGCTCCAGGAGGTTCTCGAGGGCCGACACCTCGTCCGGGCGCAGCCGACGAGGTCGCTCGTGCGCGAAGACGAAGGGCGTCAGGACGGTACGGGCCCGCAGGTAGACCGTCCGCTCGCCGGCCTCGTCCTCGTCGTAGATCTCGTAGGCCATCGTGAAGCTCGCCCTGCGGATCTCGGTCACCCAGCACTCCACCAGGACCGGCTCGAACCGGAAGGTGAGCGACGAGACGTAGGTGACCTCGTGCCGTACGACCACGACGCCCTCGGCGAGGTCGTCCGCCCGGGCGTCAGGGGCGTGGGTGCGGAACAGGTCGACCCGCGCCTCCTGGAGGTAGTCGACGTAGGTCACGTTGTTGACGTGCCCGAGGAGGTCGAGGTCGGCCCATCGCACCGGGCACTCGTAGACGTGACGCACGGCCCGATGGTCTCAGACGGTGCCGGCGACGAGCCGTGGGGACGGTCAGGCCGTGAAGTGCAGGCGGCCGTAGTAGGTGGGGATGGACTCCCGGCGGGCCAGGCGCTCGCGACGGGTGACGGGGAGCACCTTGGCGAGGACGACGGCGACGAGGAGGAGGCCGACCAGGGCAGCCAGGGCTTGGAAGCCGAGCAGCACGTTCAGGGCGGTGGTGTCGATCATCTCCATGATCAGTCCCTTCTAGAGGTTTCTACGTATGTAGAAGAATACGCTCCGATCATGTGCCTTCGATCGCCTTGGCCGGTTTCGTACCGTGTCCTCCGTCACCCCGGAGCGCGCCGTGAGCGATGACCTGACGCCGCGGCGCCGCGAGATCCTCGAGGCGGCCACCTCGGTGCTCGCACGCGCTGGCCTGCGGGGGCTCACCCACCGAGCTGTCGACCGGGAGGCCGGCCTGGCCGAGGGCAGCACCTCCGCCTACTTCCGCAGCAGCGACTCCCTGCGAGGTGCTCTCGCCGACTTCGTCGCCCGACAGCTGGCGGGCGACGTCCGGGAGCTGAGCGACCAGCTCACCGCGGGAGGCCCTGACAGCGGCCGAGTGGTCTCCGCCACGGCGCGCCTGTTCGACTCCTGGCTCGAGGATCCCGACCTCCTGCGGGCGCGGCTGGAGCTCACCGTGGCCGCAACCAGGGACGAGGAGCTCGCCAGTCGGTTCCTGGTCTGGCGGGGCGATCTGGTCGCCGCCGTCGACCGCGTCCTGGCGGCTCGACGTACCGAGCCACCGGGCGTCGCCCCCGCCCCCTCCGCCGAGACCCTGGTGGCGGCCCTCGACGGGGTGCTCGTGGCAGCCCTCCTCAAGCATCCCGAGCGACGCCAGGGCTTCGTGCGCGAGAGCGTGGACCAGCTGCTCAGCCCCCTCGACGAGGCGCGTTAGGGTGACTGGCGACACTCACCAACCCGTCGAGGAGCCCTCATGCCCGAGGCCGTGATCGTTTCCGCTGCGCGCACCCCCATCGGCCGCGCCAACAAGGGGTCGCTGAAGGACTTCCGCCCCGACGACCTGACGGTTCTCGCCGTGCAGGCGGCCCTGGACAAGGTCCCGGCCCTCGACCCCGCCACCGTCGAGGACCTGATCCTCGGCTGCGGCCTCCCCGGCGGCGAGTCCGGCAACAACATGGCGCGCGTCGTCACGACGCTCCTCGGTCACGAGATCCCCGGCACGACCATCACGCGCTACTGCTCCTCCTCGGTGCAGTCCACCCGCATGGCCTTCCACGCCATCAAGGCCGGGGAGGGCGACGTCTTCATCTCCGCCGGCGTCGAGACGGTCTCCCGCTTCGCCAAGGGGACCTCTGACCACCTCCCCGACACCCGCAACCCGCTGTTCGCCGAGGCGGAGCAGCGCACCGACGAGCTGGCCCAGGGCGGCCAGGACTGGCACGACCCCCGCGAGGACGGCAACCTCCCGGACATCTACATCTCCATGGGTCAGACGGCCGAGAACGTCGCCCGCCTGCGCGGCCTGGGCCGCCAGGAGCTCGACGAGTTCGGCGCCCGCTCCCAGAACCTCGCCGAGAAGGCCATCAACGACGGCTTCTGGGCCCGCGAGATCACCCCCGTCACTACGCCCGACGGCACGGTCGTGAGCGCTGACGACGGGCCCCGTGCCGGGGTGACCTACGACGCTCTCGCCGAGCTGAAGCCGGTCTTCCGTCCCGACGGGGTCGTCACCGCCGGCAACTGCTGCGCGCTCAACGACGGCGCTGCCGCCGTCGTCGTCATGTCCGACACCAAGGCCAAGGAGCTGGGCCTCACCCCGCTCGCCCGCATCGTCTCCACCGGCGTCTCCGCCCTCTCCCCCGAGATCATGGGCCTGGGCCCGGTCGAGGCGACCCAGAACGCCCTGCGCTTCGCCGGCATGAGCATCGGCGACATCGACCTGGTCGAGATCAACGAGGCGTTCGCGGCGCAGGTCGTGCCGTCCTACCAGGACCTCGGCATCGACATCGACCGCCTCAACGTCAACGGCGGCGCCATCGCCGTCGGCCACCCGTTCGGGATGACGGGTGCCCGTCTCCAGGCCACCATGCTCAACAGCCTCGACTGGCACGACAAGTCCACCGGCCTGATCACCATGTGCGTCGGCGGCGGACAGGGCATGGCGATGATCCTCGAGCGGGTGTGATCTCGCCCCATGACGGGTGACGTCGCGCCACGCTGGCTGAACGCCGACCAGCAGCAGTCCTGGCGCGCCCTCATGATGGGCATGACGCTGCTGCTCGACCGGCTGGACGAGGATCTCGAGCGTGAGTTCGGCATCTCGCTCACCGAGTACGAAGTGCTCGTGCGCCTCTCCGAGCGACCCGAGCACCGGATGCGAATGGCACAGCTGGCCGATGCACTGGCCCACTCCAGGAGCCGGGTGACCCACACCGTCGCGCGCATGGAGAAGGCCGGCTACGTCGTCCGCAACGCCAGCCCCGACGACGGGCGGGGCGTGGTGGCCGAGCTGACGCAGAAGGGCCTGGAGCTGCTGGAGCAGGCCGCGCCGTGCCACGTCGAGAGCGTGCGCCGCAATCTCGTCGACCTCGTCGACCCCGACGACTTCGCCGCCCTCGGCCGCGTCTTCGACGCCGTCGCGGACCACCTCGTGACGCGGCACCCCGAGAGCGAGATCCGCCACCCATGACGGGAGCCGGGCCGCACGTGCGCGAGGTTGCCGCCCGATCGCGCGAGGCGTTCTGGCTGATCCCCGCCCTGACGGTCGTGGGCAGCATCGTGCTGGCCCAGGCCGCGCTCGCCGTCGACCGCTGGGTGGACGGCTCGGCGGGAGTGGTCCCGGACACCCTGCTCCTGGGGGTCGACGGGTCCCGGGCCATGCTGGGGGCCGTGGGCGGCGCCGTCCTGGCCGTCGCCGGCACGACCTTCTCGATCACGATCTCGGTGATCGCCACGGCGAGCTCGACCTACGGCCCGCGCCTGGTGCGGAACTTCATGACCGACCGGCGCAACCAGGCAACGCTCGGGATCTTCGTCGGGACGTTCACCTACTGCATGATCGTGCTGCGATCGGTCACCAGCCAGGACGAGAGCCTGGGCACCGAGGCCTTCGTCCCCTACTTCAGCGTCTACGGCTCACTGGTCCTCGCCCTGGTCAACGTCGCGGCCCTCGTCTACTTCCTGCACCACATCGCCGAGTCGATCCAGATCAGCTACCTCGTCGCCCGCGTCCGTCGCGAGTGCGAGTCGGTCGTCAACCGCTACTACGGTCCTCCGTCCGAGGGAGCTCGAGGACATTGCGTGGTCGACCTGGACCACCTGCCTGAGCCGAGCAGCCTCGTCGTGGCGCGTGACTCGGGCTCGGTCACCCTGCTCGACGAGGGTGCGCTGGTGGCGCTGGCCGAACGCCACGGCGTGGCGATCCGCATGCTTGCCGCCCCAGGAACGCACCTGCTCCCGGGGGAGCCGGTCGCCGAGATCCGTGGGACCTCCTCGGAGTCATTGGTGGAGGGCGTCCTCTCCGCGCTCAGTCGCGGCGAGACCCGCACGCCTGCACAGGACGTGCTCTTCGCGGTCCAGCAGCTCACCGAGATCGCCGTACGCGCTCTCTCCCCGGGGACCAACGACCCCTACACGGCTCGCAACGTGCTCGCCGAGATCGCCAGACCGCTGCAGATCCTCACCGAGCATCCGGCTCCGCTGGCCGGCCGCTGCGACGACGCCGGCGACCTTCGACTGGCCCTGTGCCTGCCCGACGGGCAGACCGTGGTGGACGAGGTCTTCGACGACATCCGCGCCCACGCGGTGGCTCAGCCGCACGTCGTCCGTGCGGTCGTCGACCTCGCGGCACGGCTCAGCAGGACCGCTCCCCCCGACCTGCGCCAGCGCCTGAGGACCCACGCCGACCTCGTCGTGGCGGCCTGGGCCGAGCAGGTGCCTGCCTTCGACGAGGAGCGCATGCGCGACCACCTCACCCGAGCCTTCACCCATGTGGGGGGGCAGGAGCAGGTCAGTCGCGCGTGAGGCGGCGATGCGTCACGCGGTGCGGACGCGCCGCCTCGGCACCGAGGCGCTCGATCTTGTTCTCCTCGTAGGCCGCGAAGTTGCCCTCGAACCAGAACCACTTGGCGGGGTCCTCGTCGTCGCCCTCCCACGCGAGGATGTGGGTCGCGACGCGGTCGAGGAACCACCGGTCGTGGGAGGTGACCACGGCGCAGCCGGGGAAGTCGAGCAGCGCGTCCTCGAGCGAGGACAAGGTCTCCACGTCGAGGTCGTTGGTGGGCTCGTCGAGCAACAACATGTTGCCGCCCATCTTCAGCGTCAGCGCCAGGTTGAGGCGGTTGCGCTCACCGCCTGACAGCACGCCGGCCTTCTTCTGCTGGTCCGGGC
Protein-coding regions in this window:
- a CDS encoding globin, which codes for MSTFYDEIGGEETIRAIVHRFYAGVAEDEVLRPMYPEADLAPAEDRFALFLIQYWGGPTTYSDTRGHPRLRMRHAPFAVTPASAQRWLVHFREGLDSVELTPEQDARFWDYVTHAAQFMVNTAE
- a CDS encoding acyl-CoA thioesterase — translated: MRHVYECPVRWADLDLLGHVNNVTYVDYLQEARVDLFRTHAPDARADDLAEGVVVVRHEVTYVSSLTFRFEPVLVECWVTEIRRASFTMAYEIYDEDEAGERTVYLRARTVLTPFVFAHERPRRLRPDEVSALENLLEPDEPVRSATWSEPVEIDGGDYPVHVRFSDVDVYGHVNNVKYFEYFQEARIRLLTALGREDGSGGMHLVVAQTDVDYKVPILFRAQPYLCRTWVSHVGRTSAVFESVMYDDDRVLARARVVLVCIDTATGRPTRVPDQFRLDA
- a CDS encoding TetR/AcrR family transcriptional regulator codes for the protein MSDDLTPRRREILEAATSVLARAGLRGLTHRAVDREAGLAEGSTSAYFRSSDSLRGALADFVARQLAGDVRELSDQLTAGGPDSGRVVSATARLFDSWLEDPDLLRARLELTVAATRDEELASRFLVWRGDLVAAVDRVLAARRTEPPGVAPAPSAETLVAALDGVLVAALLKHPERRQGFVRESVDQLLSPLDEAR
- a CDS encoding acetyl-CoA C-acetyltransferase; amino-acid sequence: MPEAVIVSAARTPIGRANKGSLKDFRPDDLTVLAVQAALDKVPALDPATVEDLILGCGLPGGESGNNMARVVTTLLGHEIPGTTITRYCSSSVQSTRMAFHAIKAGEGDVFISAGVETVSRFAKGTSDHLPDTRNPLFAEAEQRTDELAQGGQDWHDPREDGNLPDIYISMGQTAENVARLRGLGRQELDEFGARSQNLAEKAINDGFWAREITPVTTPDGTVVSADDGPRAGVTYDALAELKPVFRPDGVVTAGNCCALNDGAAAVVVMSDTKAKELGLTPLARIVSTGVSALSPEIMGLGPVEATQNALRFAGMSIGDIDLVEINEAFAAQVVPSYQDLGIDIDRLNVNGGAIAVGHPFGMTGARLQATMLNSLDWHDKSTGLITMCVGGGQGMAMILERV
- a CDS encoding MarR family winged helix-turn-helix transcriptional regulator, which encodes MTGDVAPRWLNADQQQSWRALMMGMTLLLDRLDEDLEREFGISLTEYEVLVRLSERPEHRMRMAQLADALAHSRSRVTHTVARMEKAGYVVRNASPDDGRGVVAELTQKGLELLEQAAPCHVESVRRNLVDLVDPDDFAALGRVFDAVADHLVTRHPESEIRHP
- a CDS encoding DUF2254 domain-containing protein, translated to MTGAGPHVREVAARSREAFWLIPALTVVGSIVLAQAALAVDRWVDGSAGVVPDTLLLGVDGSRAMLGAVGGAVLAVAGTTFSITISVIATASSTYGPRLVRNFMTDRRNQATLGIFVGTFTYCMIVLRSVTSQDESLGTEAFVPYFSVYGSLVLALVNVAALVYFLHHIAESIQISYLVARVRRECESVVNRYYGPPSEGARGHCVVDLDHLPEPSSLVVARDSGSVTLLDEGALVALAERHGVAIRMLAAPGTHLLPGEPVAEIRGTSSESLVEGVLSALSRGETRTPAQDVLFAVQQLTEIAVRALSPGTNDPYTARNVLAEIARPLQILTEHPAPLAGRCDDAGDLRLALCLPDGQTVVDEVFDDIRAHAVAQPHVVRAVVDLAARLSRTAPPDLRQRLRTHADLVVAAWAEQVPAFDEERMRDHLTRAFTHVGGQEQVSRA